The following coding sequences are from one Pseudoalteromonas rubra window:
- a CDS encoding SDR family oxidoreductase, with protein MSKHVVITGANRGIGLELCRHYIAAGDRVTAVVRRTSDELQSLGVTILDGIDVSIAEDVGTLSSALGDQVIDVLINNAGIFHNETLQQMDFSALEQQLMVNAVAPVRVTHALQRNLVAGSKVAMITSRMGSIEDNGSGAYIGYRMSKAALNAAGVSLAHELKPQGVAVALLHPGFVQTQMVNFAGDISATDAAQRLIQRIAELTLETSGGFWHANGDRLPW; from the coding sequence ATGTCAAAACATGTGGTGATCACCGGGGCCAACCGTGGTATTGGTCTGGAGTTATGCCGGCATTACATAGCAGCGGGTGATCGGGTAACGGCAGTTGTACGTCGAACGTCGGATGAGCTTCAGTCCCTGGGGGTGACAATCCTTGATGGCATTGATGTCAGTATTGCTGAAGATGTTGGCACTTTGTCATCAGCGCTGGGAGACCAGGTTATTGATGTATTGATTAATAATGCCGGCATTTTTCACAATGAAACCCTGCAACAGATGGATTTCTCTGCGCTGGAGCAGCAGTTGATGGTCAATGCTGTCGCCCCTGTGCGCGTGACACATGCGTTACAGCGTAATCTGGTTGCGGGAAGCAAAGTGGCGATGATCACCAGTCGAATGGGCTCCATCGAGGACAACGGCTCGGGGGCTTATATTGGCTATCGTATGTCCAAAGCGGCTCTGAACGCGGCTGGGGTGAGTCTGGCACATGAGCTAAAGCCGCAGGGGGTTGCCGTGGCGTTGCTTCACCCGGGGTTTGTACAAACGCAGATGGTCAATTTTGCCGGTGATATTTCTGCGACAGACGCCGCGCAGCGTCTAATTCAACGTATCGCCGAGTTAACGTTGGAAACCAGTGGTGGATTCTGGCACGCCAATGGCGATCGCTTGCCCTGGTAA
- a CDS encoding fatty acid cis/trans isomerase translates to MRRSGWILIGLVTFLSGCVALGMNHYDDLFGPQQVQQRIQPQSEPHGAAYLSDIKPILDTRCVVCHGCYDAPCQLKLSSPEGIDRGVSKTRVYDGTRLLAESPTRLLFDAQSTSQWRDKGFTPILNERVQTEYANLNASVLYNSLLLKHTQPFAQQGLLPQHYDFSLDRAQTCPTMDEYPDYAKEQPHAGMPYGLPALTNSEFAQLTQWIKQGSPMSQIAPPNADEQLAVAKWESFLNQDDNKSRLAARYIYEHWYLANAYFDHLDGDAFFKLVRSKTPPGEPIELIATVRPFDDPKVARVYYRLMQVRSTILSKTHMPLALNDDKLARLQTQFIHSDYQVSQLPGYAPKLAANPFKVFAAIPVKSRYQFMLDEAELIVKGFIKGPVCRGQIALNVINDHFWVAFVDPDKNASPAVAQLLTRHDDDLILPAAEQSNVLPLSSWAKYAKRQHDYLEAKTALSNQVFADGKQLNLDLIWQGEGHNQNAALTIFRHFDSATVVKGFIGQAPKTTWVLDYALFERIHYLLVAGFDVYGNIGHQLVTRLYMDFLRLEGEQNFLNLLPLSHRQAIKQHWYRKSHLSLSEFINRKSLLGTPSGIHYHSNDPQAELYAMLKAHLKPILNDAYDYTTVPSALQPLNTLPVRAINQLPQVSFILAVDDKGEHQPYTLIHHNAHFNISSLLNEEGQRAYEEDTATVVPGFIGDYPEAIWHLPNQAHIDAFVQQLVEVRSESDYRMLKATFGIRRTHPQFWQYSDLLHRVARDVRGVEYGLFDYNRLENR, encoded by the coding sequence ATGCGCAGATCGGGCTGGATACTGATTGGCTTAGTTACGTTTTTAAGTGGGTGTGTCGCATTGGGAATGAATCATTACGATGATTTGTTTGGGCCACAGCAGGTGCAGCAGCGCATCCAACCACAATCAGAGCCGCATGGCGCGGCATATTTGAGCGATATTAAGCCAATCCTGGATACCCGGTGTGTGGTGTGCCATGGCTGTTATGATGCGCCCTGTCAGCTTAAATTGAGCTCACCAGAAGGCATAGATCGGGGGGTAAGTAAAACCCGGGTTTATGATGGTACCCGCTTACTGGCCGAGTCTCCAACCCGTTTGCTGTTCGATGCACAGTCTACGTCACAATGGCGCGATAAGGGGTTTACCCCGATCCTCAACGAGCGCGTGCAAACCGAATATGCCAACCTCAATGCGAGTGTGCTGTATAACAGCTTGCTACTCAAACATACTCAGCCGTTTGCTCAGCAAGGGCTGCTGCCTCAGCATTATGATTTTTCATTAGACAGAGCACAAACCTGTCCGACGATGGATGAATACCCGGACTATGCCAAAGAGCAGCCGCATGCAGGGATGCCCTATGGGTTGCCTGCACTAACGAACAGTGAATTCGCACAACTCACACAATGGATTAAGCAAGGCTCACCAATGAGTCAGATAGCCCCACCCAATGCGGATGAGCAACTGGCCGTTGCAAAGTGGGAAAGCTTCTTAAATCAGGATGACAATAAGTCTCGCCTTGCCGCCCGATACATCTATGAGCACTGGTATCTGGCGAATGCTTATTTTGACCACCTGGATGGCGACGCCTTTTTTAAGCTAGTACGTTCTAAAACGCCGCCGGGAGAGCCCATCGAACTGATTGCGACGGTCAGGCCATTTGATGATCCCAAAGTTGCACGGGTTTATTATCGCTTGATGCAGGTGCGCAGCACTATCTTGTCTAAAACGCATATGCCGCTGGCATTGAATGACGACAAACTGGCGCGGTTGCAGACGCAGTTTATTCACAGTGATTATCAGGTGTCGCAGTTACCGGGCTACGCGCCTAAACTGGCAGCGAACCCTTTTAAAGTGTTTGCGGCGATCCCCGTGAAGTCACGGTATCAGTTTATGCTCGATGAAGCGGAATTGATCGTCAAAGGCTTTATCAAAGGCCCGGTGTGTCGGGGTCAGATTGCCCTGAACGTGATCAACGACCACTTCTGGGTGGCTTTTGTGGACCCGGATAAAAATGCCTCGCCGGCTGTGGCACAACTGCTGACCCGTCATGATGATGATCTGATCTTACCGGCGGCAGAGCAGAGTAATGTTTTGCCATTATCCAGCTGGGCGAAATATGCCAAGCGCCAGCATGATTATCTGGAAGCGAAAACGGCCTTGTCTAATCAGGTATTTGCCGATGGCAAGCAACTCAACCTTGACCTGATCTGGCAAGGAGAGGGGCATAATCAGAATGCGGCATTGACCATTTTCCGCCACTTTGACAGCGCCACTGTGGTGAAAGGGTTCATTGGACAAGCCCCTAAAACCACCTGGGTGCTGGATTATGCGTTGTTTGAGCGGATCCATTATTTACTGGTCGCTGGCTTTGATGTGTATGGGAATATTGGCCATCAGCTGGTGACCCGTTTATATATGGATTTTCTGCGTCTCGAAGGTGAGCAGAACTTTCTGAATTTGCTGCCGCTCAGTCATCGCCAGGCGATTAAACAGCACTGGTATCGCAAATCTCATCTTAGCCTCAGTGAGTTCATTAATCGTAAGTCATTGCTGGGGACACCATCAGGGATCCACTATCACAGCAACGACCCGCAGGCAGAGCTGTATGCCATGTTAAAAGCGCACCTGAAGCCGATACTGAATGACGCTTATGATTACACCACTGTTCCGTCAGCATTGCAGCCACTCAATACATTGCCTGTACGCGCGATTAATCAGCTGCCTCAGGTGTCGTTTATTTTGGCTGTTGATGACAAAGGCGAGCATCAGCCTTATACCCTGATCCATCATAATGCACACTTTAATATTTCGAGCCTGCTGAACGAGGAAGGTCAGCGAGCGTACGAGGAAGACACCGCGACAGTAGTGCCTGGGTTTATCGGCGACTACCCGGAAGCCATCTGGCACCTGCCGAATCAGGCGCATATAGACGCTTTTGTGCAACAGCTGGTCGAAGTACGTAGCGAGTCGGATTACCGGATGCTAAAAGCCACATTTGGGATCCGCAGAACACACCCGCAGTTTTGGCAATACAGTGACCTGTTGCACCGTGTTGCCCGTGACGTGCGGGGTGTGGAGTACGGATTGTTTGACTACAACCGATTGGAAAATAGGTAA
- a CDS encoding peroxiredoxin-like family protein: MRSILLAITLSVSQLLSFSLSAAQATNISDHPEQVSPLLPGLTAPALTLQDNNAKAIDLGKLYQDKTTVLVVYRGGWCPYCSRQLAGLQKIEKQIVELDAQIVAVSPDSPEALSKSTISSPNYRLLSDNQLALTQALGLAYYLDDKTAKAYRDRMGVQFVDLDGKNRVALPVPAVFVIDKAGLVQFQYANPNYKVRLEESVLLAAVRAASNLK, translated from the coding sequence ATGCGATCCATACTTCTTGCGATAACACTCTCAGTCTCGCAACTACTGTCTTTTTCTTTGTCAGCTGCGCAAGCCACTAACATCAGTGATCACCCGGAGCAGGTCTCCCCCTTACTTCCTGGGCTCACAGCCCCTGCTTTAACGTTGCAGGATAACAACGCCAAAGCCATCGATTTAGGCAAGTTATATCAGGACAAAACCACCGTTTTGGTAGTGTACCGTGGTGGCTGGTGCCCATATTGCTCTCGCCAGTTGGCTGGGCTGCAGAAAATTGAAAAGCAGATTGTTGAGCTGGATGCACAGATAGTTGCAGTTTCACCCGACAGCCCAGAAGCATTGAGCAAAAGTACCATCAGTTCACCCAATTACCGGTTACTCTCGGATAACCAGCTTGCTCTAACTCAGGCACTGGGACTGGCATATTACCTCGATGACAAAACGGCTAAAGCCTATCGCGATCGCATGGGTGTACAGTTTGTCGACCTGGATGGCAAAAACCGAGTGGCGCTGCCAGTGCCAGCTGTCTTTGTCATTGATAAAGCGGGCCTGGTACAGTTTCAGTATGCCAACCCCAATTACAAAGTACGTCTGGAAGAAAGTGTGCTGCTGGCAGCGGTCCGTGCCGCCAGTAATCTGAAATAG
- a CDS encoding dUTP diphosphatase: protein MSANSAKLVVMLEMQNAMNTKVHEQWFSQGFEWYRAIWVECAEMLDHYGWKWWKKQTPDTEQVILELVDIFHFGLSLRIDGETTYEALAAQLDSELSQPLYAEDFKATLEVLAASAVADKTFNAAAFAGCMQQIGMSIDDLYRGYVGKNTLNFFRQDHGYKDGSYIKEWHGKEDNEHLVEVVKSLDTEHPDFAKQVYQGLQARYPG, encoded by the coding sequence ATGTCTGCAAATAGTGCAAAGCTGGTTGTGATGCTAGAGATGCAAAACGCCATGAATACCAAAGTGCATGAGCAATGGTTCAGCCAGGGGTTTGAGTGGTACCGTGCCATCTGGGTTGAGTGTGCAGAAATGTTGGACCACTATGGCTGGAAGTGGTGGAAAAAACAAACCCCGGATACTGAGCAAGTGATCCTGGAGTTGGTCGATATTTTCCACTTTGGTCTGTCACTGCGCATTGACGGTGAAACGACTTATGAGGCACTGGCAGCACAGTTGGATAGTGAGTTGTCTCAGCCTTTATATGCCGAAGATTTTAAGGCAACGCTGGAAGTACTTGCTGCATCGGCTGTGGCCGATAAAACTTTTAATGCCGCCGCTTTTGCTGGGTGTATGCAGCAGATTGGTATGAGCATCGACGATCTATATCGAGGATATGTGGGTAAAAACACCCTGAACTTCTTCCGCCAGGATCACGGATACAAAGATGGCAGCTACATCAAAGAGTGGCATGGCAAAGAAGATAATGAGCACCTGGTTGAAGTGGTGAAAAGCCTGGATACAGAACATCCAGACTTTGCTAAGCAGGTATATCAGGGCTTGCAAGCACGCTACCCTGGCTGA
- the yrfG gene encoding GMP/IMP nucleotidase — translation MLNWSKIDTVLLDMDGTLLDLHFDNHFWLDVIPKAHAVKQGLTLEQARADILARYEAVMGQIEWYCLDYWQQQLQLPIMELKREIQHLISVREDVPAFLQALKAAGKELILLTNAHPDSLSLKVERTQFDQYLDKLISTHSYGVSKESQQLWQQVQADLGFDKSRTLFVDDSLAVLAAAREYGIGHLLAIANPDSQQPHNDITDYPAICDYRTLLPLS, via the coding sequence ATGTTAAATTGGTCAAAGATCGATACTGTGTTGTTGGATATGGACGGCACATTACTCGACCTGCATTTTGATAATCACTTTTGGCTGGACGTGATCCCAAAAGCCCATGCCGTTAAGCAAGGCCTGACACTGGAGCAAGCCCGGGCTGATATCCTCGCGCGCTACGAAGCCGTCATGGGGCAAATTGAATGGTATTGCCTGGATTACTGGCAACAACAGCTCCAATTACCCATTATGGAGCTCAAGCGCGAGATCCAGCACCTGATTTCTGTTCGCGAAGATGTGCCGGCATTTTTGCAAGCATTAAAAGCAGCCGGAAAAGAGTTGATTTTACTCACCAATGCGCACCCGGATAGCTTAAGCCTTAAAGTAGAAAGAACGCAGTTTGACCAATACCTGGATAAGTTGATCTCAACGCACAGCTATGGGGTGAGTAAGGAAAGCCAACAGCTATGGCAACAGGTTCAGGCTGATCTGGGGTTTGATAAAAGCCGCACCTTATTTGTCGATGACAGCCTGGCGGTGTTGGCCGCCGCCAGAGAATATGGCATCGGGCATTTGCTGGCCATCGCGAACCCGGATAGCCAGCAACCTCATAACGACATCACTGATTACCCGGCCATTTGCGACTACCGCACGTTACTACCGCTCAGCTGA
- the nudE gene encoding ADP compounds hydrolase NudE translates to MSQKKHPIPPEIIASEVVAKSKLFTVESLSLSFSNGEHREYERVRGGGRGAVMIVPISAENELLLVREYCAGTHDYQLGFPKGLIDPGETPIEAGNRELKEEVGFGAHQFCDLKTLSLAPSYFNARMHILVAQDLYPEQLAGDEPEPLVVVKWPMAQWQGLLSQPDFTEARSVAALLLLQQYLTTEA, encoded by the coding sequence ATGTCACAGAAAAAGCACCCAATTCCCCCTGAGATAATAGCCTCTGAGGTTGTCGCAAAAAGTAAGCTCTTTACCGTTGAGTCACTGTCGCTGTCATTTTCCAATGGTGAGCACCGCGAGTATGAACGTGTTCGTGGCGGCGGCCGGGGCGCTGTAATGATAGTGCCCATATCAGCCGAAAATGAGCTACTATTAGTGAGAGAATATTGCGCGGGGACACATGATTATCAGCTTGGCTTTCCAAAAGGGCTGATTGATCCGGGGGAAACCCCCATTGAAGCGGGAAACCGTGAGTTAAAAGAAGAAGTTGGCTTTGGCGCTCACCAATTTTGTGATTTGAAAACTTTATCACTGGCACCCAGCTACTTTAACGCCAGAATGCATATTTTAGTGGCCCAGGATTTATATCCGGAGCAATTGGCCGGTGATGAACCTGAACCGCTGGTGGTGGTAAAGTGGCCCATGGCGCAATGGCAAGGGTTACTGAGCCAGCCCGACTTTACTGAAGCCCGCAGTGTCGCCGCGTTGTTGTTGCTACAACAGTACCTGACAACGGAGGCTTAA
- the cysQ gene encoding 3'(2'),5'-bisphosphate nucleotidase CysQ, which produces MQSFLEPCITLAEQAGQAIMAIYQQDDIGAREKSDHTPVTAADLASNEVLTAGLQALAPDVPIMSEETPIPPLENRQHWQRYWLLDPMDGTGEFILESGDFAVNIALIENNQPVLGVIHWPAKDVTYFATHQGGAFKRIAGRDEPISVAPKSTLTLAVSRRQKIEAVSQYLNSQFDTVALGSCSLKACIVAEGKADCFLRVGPTGEWDTGASQVIVEEAGGCITDAEFNPLTYNQRESTENPDFIVMGHPDWQFQKLINPHQREQ; this is translated from the coding sequence ATGCAGTCATTTTTAGAGCCCTGTATTACCCTTGCCGAACAGGCAGGACAAGCGATCATGGCCATCTATCAGCAAGACGACATAGGTGCGCGGGAAAAGTCGGATCATACACCGGTAACGGCGGCTGATCTGGCTTCGAATGAAGTGCTGACCGCGGGGCTGCAAGCCCTGGCCCCGGATGTACCGATCATGTCTGAAGAGACTCCGATCCCCCCGCTGGAAAATCGACAACACTGGCAACGTTACTGGCTGCTGGATCCTATGGACGGTACCGGTGAGTTCATTCTTGAAAGTGGCGATTTTGCTGTCAACATCGCGTTGATTGAAAATAACCAGCCTGTACTTGGTGTGATCCATTGGCCGGCAAAAGACGTGACCTATTTTGCTACTCATCAGGGTGGTGCGTTTAAGCGTATTGCTGGACGCGATGAGCCGATTTCTGTTGCCCCAAAAAGTACCCTGACTCTGGCTGTGAGCCGCAGACAAAAAATTGAGGCTGTAAGTCAGTATTTAAACAGCCAGTTTGATACGGTGGCACTGGGGTCTTGTTCGCTTAAGGCGTGCATCGTGGCTGAAGGAAAGGCTGACTGTTTTTTACGGGTTGGGCCGACCGGTGAATGGGACACGGGGGCATCACAGGTGATTGTTGAAGAAGCTGGAGGTTGTATCACGGATGCTGAATTTAACCCGCTGACATACAATCAAAGAGAAAGTACAGAAAATCCCGATTTCATTGTGATGGGTCATCCCGACTGGCAGTTTCAGAAGCTGATTAATCCGCATCAGAGAGAGCAATAG
- a CDS encoding dipeptidase, which translates to MKLPATLCALALSLSNAYASDIKVSERAHRIAQQNLLIDTHIDVPYRIKEHWEDVTKATKGGDFDYPRAVQGGLNAPFMSIYIPANLEFEGKGKSYQLANQLIDGMEALAQRAPDKFAMAYNTKDILRQFREKKISVAMGMENGSPIEGDINNLKHFFDRGVRYITLAHSQSNHISDSSYDIRRKWKGLSPFGKELVVEMNKIGMLIDVSHISDAAFYQVMELSKVPVIASHSSLRKYTPGFERNMDDDMLKALKKNGGVIQINFGSSFVTASSRSWYDQRNEAEAQATSQGKSKTDFRAAYRAKNPFPYATLEQVLDHIDHVVELIGIDHVGIGSDYDGVGDSLPIGLKDVSTYPNLVQGLLDRNYTEGQIKKILGGNTLRVWRHAEEYAKQF; encoded by the coding sequence ATGAAGTTACCCGCTACACTCTGCGCCCTGGCTTTAAGCCTGTCGAATGCCTACGCCAGCGACATTAAGGTATCTGAGCGCGCCCACCGCATCGCTCAGCAGAACCTGCTGATAGACACTCACATCGACGTCCCATATCGTATCAAAGAGCACTGGGAAGATGTCACTAAGGCCACGAAAGGCGGCGACTTTGATTATCCCCGTGCCGTGCAGGGCGGCCTGAACGCCCCCTTTATGTCGATATATATTCCTGCGAATCTGGAGTTTGAAGGCAAAGGTAAAAGCTACCAACTGGCGAACCAGCTAATAGATGGCATGGAAGCGCTGGCGCAGCGTGCACCAGATAAATTTGCTATGGCCTACAATACCAAAGATATCCTTCGTCAATTTCGTGAAAAGAAAATCTCGGTTGCAATGGGCATGGAGAACGGCTCCCCCATTGAAGGTGATATAAATAACCTGAAGCACTTCTTTGACAGAGGCGTTCGCTATATCACTCTGGCTCACTCACAAAGCAACCACATTTCTGACTCGTCATACGACATTCGCCGTAAATGGAAGGGCCTGAGCCCATTTGGTAAAGAGCTTGTCGTGGAAATGAATAAGATTGGCATGCTGATCGATGTCTCACATATTTCTGATGCGGCCTTCTATCAAGTGATGGAGTTGTCTAAAGTCCCAGTGATTGCATCGCATTCCTCATTGCGTAAATACACACCAGGATTTGAGCGCAATATGGATGACGATATGCTCAAAGCCCTGAAAAAGAATGGCGGCGTCATTCAAATTAACTTTGGTTCAAGCTTTGTCACAGCCAGCTCGCGCAGTTGGTACGATCAACGTAATGAAGCGGAAGCGCAAGCAACCAGTCAGGGTAAAAGTAAAACCGATTTCAGAGCGGCATATCGTGCGAAAAACCCGTTCCCGTACGCCACTTTGGAGCAAGTACTCGATCACATTGATCATGTCGTAGAGCTCATTGGTATCGACCATGTAGGAATTGGCTCCGATTATGACGGTGTGGGTGATTCACTGCCTATCGGATTAAAAGACGTCTCTACTTATCCTAATCTGGTACAGGGCCTGTTGGATCGCAACTACACCGAAGGACAGATCAAAAAAATACTGGGTGGCAACACCCTGCGCGTATGGCGTCATGCAGAAGAATACGCAAAACAGTTTTAA
- a CDS encoding YheU family protein, whose product MIIPYQQLDPATLSNLIEHYVLREGTDYGDSEISTERKVEQVHAQLKSGEALLVYSELHESVNIVSKAQFQTMQTEEYNYD is encoded by the coding sequence ATGATCATTCCATATCAGCAACTGGACCCCGCCACGCTAAGCAATCTGATTGAGCATTATGTGCTGCGTGAAGGCACCGACTATGGTGACAGTGAAATCAGCACAGAGCGCAAGGTCGAGCAGGTTCATGCTCAGCTTAAGTCAGGAGAAGCCTTGCTGGTTTATTCCGAATTGCATGAGTCCGTCAATATTGTCTCAAAAGCCCAATTTCAGACGATGCAGACCGAGGAATACAACTACGACTAA
- a CDS encoding hydrolase produces MLKPSELTFQPAWWMRNRHLQTILPRLFRPTLKADVRYEHLETPDDDFLELAWANKGNQQAPLVVVLHGLEGNINSFYAKGLLRALTTAGLDAVLMHFRNCSRQVNRQPRAYHSGETGDLAFLLQTLKQRFVDRPLYAVGFSLGGNVLAKYLGEQGHDSQLDGAAVISAPYHLSSSCQVIRKSCFKLYQKYLLDRMKRSFSRKFDQIEGALQIGRDEIQQIRDLWQFDERITAPLHGFKGAEDYYAKASAQPYLKQIATPTLLIHAADDPMLSTRAIPTQTQISDQVTLAVSPQGGHVGFIAGRNPFKPVFWLEQIVPAYLHSLLNHRV; encoded by the coding sequence ATGTTAAAGCCGTCAGAGTTAACCTTTCAACCCGCCTGGTGGATGCGCAACCGTCATCTGCAAACCATTTTGCCCCGTCTGTTCAGGCCAACCCTGAAAGCCGATGTGCGCTACGAGCATCTCGAGACACCCGATGATGACTTTCTAGAACTGGCCTGGGCGAATAAGGGGAATCAACAAGCTCCGCTGGTTGTCGTGCTGCATGGACTTGAAGGTAACATCAATAGTTTTTATGCCAAAGGGCTGCTGCGCGCACTCACCACTGCCGGATTGGACGCCGTACTGATGCACTTTCGCAACTGCTCACGTCAGGTGAACCGTCAGCCCCGGGCCTACCACAGCGGTGAAACCGGCGATCTGGCTTTTTTACTGCAAACCCTGAAACAACGCTTTGTTGATCGTCCCTTGTACGCAGTGGGATTCTCACTGGGCGGCAATGTACTGGCCAAATATCTTGGGGAGCAAGGTCATGACAGCCAGCTGGATGGGGCCGCTGTGATCTCTGCACCCTACCACTTGTCTTCTTCCTGCCAGGTGATCCGTAAGAGCTGTTTTAAACTGTATCAAAAGTACCTGCTTGATCGCATGAAGCGCTCCTTCTCACGTAAATTTGATCAAATAGAAGGGGCACTCCAGATCGGCCGCGATGAGATTCAACAGATCCGTGATCTATGGCAGTTTGATGAGCGGATCACCGCACCATTACATGGTTTTAAGGGCGCAGAAGATTACTACGCCAAAGCCAGTGCGCAACCCTATCTGAAGCAGATCGCCACCCCAACTCTGCTGATCCATGCCGCCGATGATCCCATGCTGTCGACCCGCGCGATCCCCACTCAGACTCAGATCAGCGATCAGGTTACGCTGGCAGTGTCACCACAAGGGGGACATGTCGGCTTTATTGCCGGGCGCAATCCTTTCAAGCCCGTTTTCTGGCTTGAGCAAATTGTCCCCGCTTATTTACACTCACTACTAAATCATCGAGTTTAA
- a CDS encoding DUF3149 domain-containing protein, with translation MNVFFRDFFTDPVLFLSFGILGVVIVLCCFYVYYFIKKVQEAEVPE, from the coding sequence ATGAACGTATTCTTCAGAGACTTTTTTACTGACCCAGTGTTATTTCTCTCTTTCGGCATCTTGGGCGTGGTAATCGTACTGTGTTGTTTCTACGTCTACTACTTCATCAAGAAAGTGCAAGAAGCAGAAGTACCTGAGTAA
- a CDS encoding TIGR02444 family protein gives MLDAADFWTFACAHYARAGMQDALLALQDNEHKNINLILLLMYLDARDLSLNVTQVQALHGLCDTFDRTVLHPQRQIRRILKQQHQHYKAYDELRQHMLNAELAQEKYQQAMLIDYLNQQAPQQNPHPDNLAHYLTPTQRLTIPAKT, from the coding sequence ATGCTAGACGCTGCAGATTTCTGGACTTTTGCCTGCGCGCACTATGCGCGTGCAGGCATGCAGGATGCCCTGCTCGCACTGCAAGATAACGAACACAAAAACATCAATCTGATTTTACTGTTGATGTACCTCGACGCACGTGACCTGTCACTTAATGTAACGCAAGTTCAGGCATTGCACGGGCTGTGTGATACATTTGACCGCACCGTCTTGCATCCCCAGCGTCAAATACGCCGCATATTGAAACAGCAGCATCAGCACTATAAGGCGTATGATGAGCTGCGCCAGCATATGCTCAATGCTGAACTAGCCCAGGAAAAGTACCAGCAAGCTATGCTTATTGACTACCTCAATCAACAAGCCCCCCAACAAAACCCGCACCCAGATAACCTGGCACACTACCTGACTCCCACCCAAAGGCTCACTATCCCCGCAAAAACATGA